From a region of the Haematobia irritans isolate KBUSLIRL chromosome 4, ASM5000362v1, whole genome shotgun sequence genome:
- the Pka-R1 gene encoding protein kinase, cAMP-dependent, regulatory subunit type 1 isoform X6, translating to MQEQVKLDSTKQVTSPDDCEDLSPMPQTAAPPVRRRGGISAEPVSEEDATSYVKKVVPKDYKTMAALSKAIAKNVLFSHLDENERSDIFDAMFPLVHLMGENIIQQGDEGDNFYVIDQGEVEVFVNSELVTTIGDGGSFGELALIYGTPRAATVRAKTDVKLWGIDRDSYRRILMGSTIRKRKMYEEFLSRVSILESLDKWERLTVADALETVTFEDGETIVKQGEAGDDFYIIVEGCAVVLQIRAEQGDEPAEVGRLGPSDYFGEIALLLDRPRAATVVARGPLKCVKLDRARFERVLGPCADILKRNITQYNSFVSLSV from the exons gAACAAGTGAAACTTGATTCCACCAAACAGGTAACTAGTCCCGATGATTGTGAAGATCTCAGTCCAATGCCACAAACAGCTGCACCCCCAGTCCGACGACGTGGTGGTATCTCTGCCGAACCAGTCAGCGAAGAAGATGCCACCAGTTATGTGAAAAAAGTTGTACCTAAAGATTACAAAACAATGGCAGCCCTTTCCAAGGCcattgccaaaaatgttctcttcTCACATTTGGATGAAAATGAAAGATCAGATATTTTCGATGCCATGTTTCCTTTGGTCCATTTAATGGGTGAAAATATTATCCAGCAAGGTGATGAGGGTGATAATTTCTATGTGATCGATCAGGGTGAAGTTGAG GTATTTGTCAACTCGGAATTGGTTACTACCATCGGTGATGGTGGTAGTTTCGGTGAATTGGCTTTAATCTATGGCACACCCAGAGCTGCCACAGTTCGTGCTAAAACTGATGTTAAATTGTGGGGTATTGATCGCGATTCATATCGTCGCATTTTGATGGGTTCCACCATACGCAAGCGTAAAATGTACGAAGAATTTCTGTCACGTGTTTCAATTTTAG AGAGTTTGGATAAATGGGAACGATTGACAGTGGCTGATGCATTGGAAACTGTTACATTTGAAGATGGTGAAACAATTGTTAAACAAGGTGAAGCTGGTGATGACTTCTATATTATTGTGGAAGGCTGTGCTGTAGTATTACAAATACGTGCTGAG CAAGGAGATGAACCTGCCGAAGTTGGTCGTTTGGGTCCCAGTGATTATTTCGGTGAAATTGCTCTGTTATTGGATAGACCACGTGCTGCCACTGTTGTTGCCCGAGGACCTTTGAAATGTGTTAAATTGGACAGAGCGAG ATTTGAACGTGTTTTGGGCCCTTGTGCAGATATCCTAAAACGCAACATTACCCAATACAACAGCTTTGTTTCATTGTCCgtataa
- the Pka-R1 gene encoding protein kinase, cAMP-dependent, regulatory subunit type 1 isoform X4, with translation MSTTEEQVKLDSTKQVTSPDDCEDLSPMPQTAAPPVRRRGGISAEPVSEEDATSYVKKVVPKDYKTMAALSKAIAKNVLFSHLDENERSDIFDAMFPLVHLMGENIIQQGDEGDNFYVIDQGEVEVFVNSELVTTIGDGGSFGELALIYGTPRAATVRAKTDVKLWGIDRDSYRRILMGSTIRKRKMYEEFLSRVSILESLDKWERLTVADALETVTFEDGETIVKQGEAGDDFYIIVEGCAVVLQIRAEQGDEPAEVGRLGPSDYFGEIALLLDRPRAATVVARGPLKCVKLDRARFERVLGPCADILKRNITQYNSFVSLSV, from the exons gAACAAGTGAAACTTGATTCCACCAAACAGGTAACTAGTCCCGATGATTGTGAAGATCTCAGTCCAATGCCACAAACAGCTGCACCCCCAGTCCGACGACGTGGTGGTATCTCTGCCGAACCAGTCAGCGAAGAAGATGCCACCAGTTATGTGAAAAAAGTTGTACCTAAAGATTACAAAACAATGGCAGCCCTTTCCAAGGCcattgccaaaaatgttctcttcTCACATTTGGATGAAAATGAAAGATCAGATATTTTCGATGCCATGTTTCCTTTGGTCCATTTAATGGGTGAAAATATTATCCAGCAAGGTGATGAGGGTGATAATTTCTATGTGATCGATCAGGGTGAAGTTGAG GTATTTGTCAACTCGGAATTGGTTACTACCATCGGTGATGGTGGTAGTTTCGGTGAATTGGCTTTAATCTATGGCACACCCAGAGCTGCCACAGTTCGTGCTAAAACTGATGTTAAATTGTGGGGTATTGATCGCGATTCATATCGTCGCATTTTGATGGGTTCCACCATACGCAAGCGTAAAATGTACGAAGAATTTCTGTCACGTGTTTCAATTTTAG AGAGTTTGGATAAATGGGAACGATTGACAGTGGCTGATGCATTGGAAACTGTTACATTTGAAGATGGTGAAACAATTGTTAAACAAGGTGAAGCTGGTGATGACTTCTATATTATTGTGGAAGGCTGTGCTGTAGTATTACAAATACGTGCTGAG CAAGGAGATGAACCTGCCGAAGTTGGTCGTTTGGGTCCCAGTGATTATTTCGGTGAAATTGCTCTGTTATTGGATAGACCACGTGCTGCCACTGTTGTTGCCCGAGGACCTTTGAAATGTGTTAAATTGGACAGAGCGAG ATTTGAACGTGTTTTGGGCCCTTGTGCAGATATCCTAAAACGCAACATTACCCAATACAACAGCTTTGTTTCATTGTCCgtataa
- the Pka-R1 gene encoding protein kinase, cAMP-dependent, regulatory subunit type 1 isoform X5, producing the protein MPQEQVKLDSTKQVTSPDDCEDLSPMPQTAAPPVRRRGGISAEPVSEEDATSYVKKVVPKDYKTMAALSKAIAKNVLFSHLDENERSDIFDAMFPLVHLMGENIIQQGDEGDNFYVIDQGEVEVFVNSELVTTIGDGGSFGELALIYGTPRAATVRAKTDVKLWGIDRDSYRRILMGSTIRKRKMYEEFLSRVSILESLDKWERLTVADALETVTFEDGETIVKQGEAGDDFYIIVEGCAVVLQIRAEQGDEPAEVGRLGPSDYFGEIALLLDRPRAATVVARGPLKCVKLDRARFERVLGPCADILKRNITQYNSFVSLSV; encoded by the exons gAACAAGTGAAACTTGATTCCACCAAACAGGTAACTAGTCCCGATGATTGTGAAGATCTCAGTCCAATGCCACAAACAGCTGCACCCCCAGTCCGACGACGTGGTGGTATCTCTGCCGAACCAGTCAGCGAAGAAGATGCCACCAGTTATGTGAAAAAAGTTGTACCTAAAGATTACAAAACAATGGCAGCCCTTTCCAAGGCcattgccaaaaatgttctcttcTCACATTTGGATGAAAATGAAAGATCAGATATTTTCGATGCCATGTTTCCTTTGGTCCATTTAATGGGTGAAAATATTATCCAGCAAGGTGATGAGGGTGATAATTTCTATGTGATCGATCAGGGTGAAGTTGAG GTATTTGTCAACTCGGAATTGGTTACTACCATCGGTGATGGTGGTAGTTTCGGTGAATTGGCTTTAATCTATGGCACACCCAGAGCTGCCACAGTTCGTGCTAAAACTGATGTTAAATTGTGGGGTATTGATCGCGATTCATATCGTCGCATTTTGATGGGTTCCACCATACGCAAGCGTAAAATGTACGAAGAATTTCTGTCACGTGTTTCAATTTTAG AGAGTTTGGATAAATGGGAACGATTGACAGTGGCTGATGCATTGGAAACTGTTACATTTGAAGATGGTGAAACAATTGTTAAACAAGGTGAAGCTGGTGATGACTTCTATATTATTGTGGAAGGCTGTGCTGTAGTATTACAAATACGTGCTGAG CAAGGAGATGAACCTGCCGAAGTTGGTCGTTTGGGTCCCAGTGATTATTTCGGTGAAATTGCTCTGTTATTGGATAGACCACGTGCTGCCACTGTTGTTGCCCGAGGACCTTTGAAATGTGTTAAATTGGACAGAGCGAG ATTTGAACGTGTTTTGGGCCCTTGTGCAGATATCCTAAAACGCAACATTACCCAATACAACAGCTTTGTTTCATTGTCCgtataa
- the LOC142233447 gene encoding uncharacterized protein LOC142233447, whose translation MSSTPAFRHPSFLSFSLRLSRFYEGKGYANQQQQQTIDDHHPLRGIFNLLHINIIILSTTKIENIAKMAATLPESEDDVPMLDEEREINSSIAPLADEHTISTTTDSAILADNVATATNKKPLTTASGVPPGELFVASPPHITLGCKVVFNCLLTLRVLDTRLLRVKFIEI comes from the exons atgtcatcaacccccgcctttcggcatccaagctttttgtcattctctttgagactctctcgcttctacgaag GCAAAGGCTACgccaatcaacaacaacaacaaacgatcgacgatcaccatcctctacgaggcattttcaatttattgcacataaatataattatattatcAACAACCAAG aTAGAAAACATAGCAAAGATGGCTGCTACCCTTCCAGAGTCTGAGGACGACGTCCCCATGTTGGATGAGGAACGGGAGATTAATTCTAGCATCGCACCCCTTGCCGATGAACATACCATCAGTACGACTACTGATTCTGCCATTCTGGCCGACAATGTTGCAACAGCAACCAATAAAAAACCGTTGACGACGGCTTCTGGGGTTCCTCCAGGAGAATTGTTTGTGGCTTCGCCACCCCATATCACACTTGGGTGTAAGGTAGTCTTCAACTGCCTTCTGACTTTACGAGTCCTCGACACCCGGCTCTTACGagtcaaatttattgaaatttaa
- the Pka-R1 gene encoding protein kinase, cAMP-dependent, regulatory subunit type 1 isoform X3, whose amino-acid sequence MSNSLSLKLEQVKLDSTKQVTSPDDCEDLSPMPQTAAPPVRRRGGISAEPVSEEDATSYVKKVVPKDYKTMAALSKAIAKNVLFSHLDENERSDIFDAMFPLVHLMGENIIQQGDEGDNFYVIDQGEVEVFVNSELVTTIGDGGSFGELALIYGTPRAATVRAKTDVKLWGIDRDSYRRILMGSTIRKRKMYEEFLSRVSILESLDKWERLTVADALETVTFEDGETIVKQGEAGDDFYIIVEGCAVVLQIRAEQGDEPAEVGRLGPSDYFGEIALLLDRPRAATVVARGPLKCVKLDRARFERVLGPCADILKRNITQYNSFVSLSV is encoded by the exons gAACAAGTGAAACTTGATTCCACCAAACAGGTAACTAGTCCCGATGATTGTGAAGATCTCAGTCCAATGCCACAAACAGCTGCACCCCCAGTCCGACGACGTGGTGGTATCTCTGCCGAACCAGTCAGCGAAGAAGATGCCACCAGTTATGTGAAAAAAGTTGTACCTAAAGATTACAAAACAATGGCAGCCCTTTCCAAGGCcattgccaaaaatgttctcttcTCACATTTGGATGAAAATGAAAGATCAGATATTTTCGATGCCATGTTTCCTTTGGTCCATTTAATGGGTGAAAATATTATCCAGCAAGGTGATGAGGGTGATAATTTCTATGTGATCGATCAGGGTGAAGTTGAG GTATTTGTCAACTCGGAATTGGTTACTACCATCGGTGATGGTGGTAGTTTCGGTGAATTGGCTTTAATCTATGGCACACCCAGAGCTGCCACAGTTCGTGCTAAAACTGATGTTAAATTGTGGGGTATTGATCGCGATTCATATCGTCGCATTTTGATGGGTTCCACCATACGCAAGCGTAAAATGTACGAAGAATTTCTGTCACGTGTTTCAATTTTAG AGAGTTTGGATAAATGGGAACGATTGACAGTGGCTGATGCATTGGAAACTGTTACATTTGAAGATGGTGAAACAATTGTTAAACAAGGTGAAGCTGGTGATGACTTCTATATTATTGTGGAAGGCTGTGCTGTAGTATTACAAATACGTGCTGAG CAAGGAGATGAACCTGCCGAAGTTGGTCGTTTGGGTCCCAGTGATTATTTCGGTGAAATTGCTCTGTTATTGGATAGACCACGTGCTGCCACTGTTGTTGCCCGAGGACCTTTGAAATGTGTTAAATTGGACAGAGCGAG ATTTGAACGTGTTTTGGGCCCTTGTGCAGATATCCTAAAACGCAACATTACCCAATACAACAGCTTTGTTTCATTGTCCgtataa